The Candidatus Binatus sp. DNA segment GAGCACGTCCGCGACGCCGATTCCCACCGCGATAGCGCGGCTCCGGATCGGCTCGAACAATTCCTCGCGCTCCTCGGGCGTGAGCTGCTTCGAATCGTGGACTCCGCGGATAAAGGTCTCGGGCGAGAAAATCACCGCGGCGGCGACCACCGGCCCCGCCATCGGGCCGACCCCGGCCTCATCGACGCCCGCGACCGCGTCGATGCCGGTTTTCCAGAGCCTGCGTTCGTAACGAAGATCGGGCCGCTTGCTCATCGCGCAACCTTCTAGCAGTCTGCGCGCCGCTTACGCCAGCCGTTTCAGCCGCGCGAGGCGAATCGTCTCCGCCGCCGGCTCGGGATCGCGGATGTCGTGCAGGCGGATCGCGTAGTCCGCGCTCGCCGCCGACGCGATCGTCACGTCGCCGAGTCCGATCAGGCGCTGAAAAAATCGCTGCGACACTTCGACCGAGCGCATGTCCGCGAGTTCCATCTCGCGCTTGCGCTTGGCGATAATTCCGCGCCGCTCGATCAGGCGATCCGAGGTGAGACTCCAGCTTACGGCGCGCGCGCGGATGATCGCCGCGATAAAGATCAGGAGGCCGGCCGCGATCGGCGCGAACCCGGCTTGCCAGATCTCGGGATTGTGATACATCAGCCAGCCGCCGATCGCGATAAAGATACCGCCCATCAAAAATGCGTTGCCGAAGTACCAGAGCGACGGACGAAACAGCGCGAGCGCGTACTCGCGCACCGCGGCCGGCTTCGACGCGAGCATCCGCGCGCCGCATCGCGAGCAGAACGCCGCGCCCTGCTGGCTGTCGTTACCGCATTGGGGACATCTCACCGCAACCCTCTCTTCGCCGCGCCCGGAGCAGGCCTGGCGCCGATGCGATTATGTAGAACCGCTCCGCGCCCGGTCAATCAAGCGCGATTCGAATCGACGCGAAACGCGCGTTCGCAACTGGCCGCGGCGCGCGTCTTCGTGCTATTCACTCGAAAATGAAATTCGGACTTTTCGGAATCAACAACGGACATTGCGCGTTTCCCAAAACCGCCGCGGCCGTCGCGCGCGCCGCCGAGGACGCCGGCTTCGAAAGCGTGTGGACCGGCGAGCACGTGATTCTGCCGGACCCGCAGGCGCCGCCGTCGCCAGTGGCCGCGGATTTTCCGATGCTCGATCCGACCGTGGCGCTGGCCTTCGTCGCCGCGCACACCAGCAGGCTTCGGCTCGGCACCGGAATCATCATCTTGCCGCAGCGCAACCCGATTGTGCTCGCCAAGGAACTCGCGTCGGCCGACGTGTTGTCCAACGGGCGCCTGATTTTCGGCATCGGCATCGGATACCTGAAGCCGGAGTTCGACGCGATCGGCGCGCCGTTCGATCACAAGGGCGCGCGCGCGGAGGAATACCTCGCCGCGATGATTGCGCTGTGGTCGATGCCGAAACCCGAATTCAAGGGCAGGTGGGTCAACTTCAAGGGCGTTAATGCGATGCCGCGGCCGGCCCAAAAACCGCATCCAGAGATCGTATTCGGCGGCCACACCGCCGAGGCATACAGCAGGGCGGCGCGGCTCGCCAAAGGATGGTACGGCTTCGCGCTTGACGTCGGCAGCACCGCGAAATGCGTCGAGGGACTTCGCGCCGCGTGCCAGAAGGTCGGGCGCAAGTTTGACGACCTGGAAATCAGCGTGACGCCGCGCGGCGCGGTCGATCTCGACACCGCCAAGAAATTCGCGGACTTGGGCGTCAGCCGGTTGATTCTTTTGCAGCGCGGATCGGACGAGGCATCAGCATTGGCGCAGGTCAGCGACGTCGGCCGCACGCTGATCGGCAAAATTTAGGCACTCGTCGCAGGCGGTCTCGACGATTTGCGGAGCCAGTTTTCCGCGGAAAGGTCCAAGCGGACTCATCGGCTCGGCACAGATGAGCTCGCTCCATCTTCGGGCTCGGTCCTACCTGCGCGAATTTTGTCATCTTTACCCGCTATTTTGCTTTCTACCGGCAAATTTTTGCCCACTGCCAAAAATTCATCGGACCGTTGGAGGGCCGAGAGTTCGATTTTTATTGTCGTTTTCTACGTTTTTCAAATTCGACCGATCCGGCACGTGGATTGCTTTTAGTTCAGCGCAGACTCCTTGGAGTCAATTTAGAACCGGATAGGACGAGTTTGAGAAAATGATCAACAACGATTCCAGCCACGTTCTCACCGTTAAGGAACTCTCGGATTACCTGAAGGTCCACCCCTCGACGATCTACCGTCAGTTGAAGCGGGGCCGCCTGCCCGCATTCAAGGTCGGCAGCGATTGGCGCTTCAATATCGAATCGATCGATCGCTGGCGGATGGAGCAGGACACGTTCCAGGCGATCTAGGTCTTCGGACCGAAGTTCGAGCGCCGGCTAACCGATTCGACCGGGTTTCGCGTCGGCAATCCGCTCGGCGAGACCGGCGTAATCGAACGCGAGCCATCCACGCAGCGGATCGACGCGGCTGACCCGGACCAGGATCGGCATCTGCTCGGCCAGGTTCGGCGCGCCGTGTAGCGTTCCGCGCACGATAAAATCGATCAGCTCTGCGCTTTGTCCTTCTCGAAACGCATACGCGGGCAGCAGAGTCTCGCGCGCGTGGCGCTCGAGGTAGCGCAGAATCCAGTATCGCTTCGCCCGCCGCTCCAGCTCGCGGCCAGTCGCCTCCGAACTCTCCGCGCCCGCCAGCACCGCCATCAATTCTTCTTCGCTGTACATCGAAGAACGCGCTTCCGAAAGCGCGCTCAGCAATTGCCGCTGCAACACCAGGTCGGCGTAGCGGCGAATCGGCGAACTGAGCTGCGCATAAAAGTCGAGGCCGATTCCCGCGTGATACGCCGGATGCAACGAAAGATGCGGTCGCTGCGACGCGAAATCGCCGGCCGTTTGCGGCTGCACGCGGTAGATGATCGGGATGCGATTCATCGCGGCATAGCGCGCCGCGACAAAGTTGCTCAGCACCATGAATTCCGCGACCAGCGTCCGCCCC contains these protein-coding regions:
- a CDS encoding LLM class F420-dependent oxidoreductase, with amino-acid sequence MKFGLFGINNGHCAFPKTAAAVARAAEDAGFESVWTGEHVILPDPQAPPSPVAADFPMLDPTVALAFVAAHTSRLRLGTGIIILPQRNPIVLAKELASADVLSNGRLIFGIGIGYLKPEFDAIGAPFDHKGARAEEYLAAMIALWSMPKPEFKGRWVNFKGVNAMPRPAQKPHPEIVFGGHTAEAYSRAARLAKGWYGFALDVGSTAKCVEGLRAACQKVGRKFDDLEISVTPRGAVDLDTAKKFADLGVSRLILLQRGSDEASALAQVSDVGRTLIGKI
- a CDS encoding helix-turn-helix domain-containing protein, whose translation is MINNDSSHVLTVKELSDYLKVHPSTIYRQLKRGRLPAFKVGSDWRFNIESIDRWRMEQDTFQAI
- a CDS encoding PH domain-containing protein; this encodes MRCPQCGNDSQQGAAFCSRCGARMLASKPAAVREYALALFRPSLWYFGNAFLMGGIFIAIGGWLMYHNPEIWQAGFAPIAAGLLIFIAAIIRARAVSWSLTSDRLIERRGIIAKRKREMELADMRSVEVSQRFFQRLIGLGDVTIASAASADYAIRLHDIRDPEPAAETIRLARLKRLA